The Methanosarcina barkeri MS DNA window CAGAATATGTCAACTGCTTACAGATATAGTCAAAATCAAATGGTTGTGCACTATTAGTTAGTTGAGAAGTCTCTCCCAAAAGCCACTTTACTCTTAATCACTGGGAATTTTCAGACTTGTTTTCATGATTATGAGCTTGATTGATTATTCGAAATACAAGATCCAAGAAGCAACTTTCAAGTTTTGGAATGAACTCACACATAACTTTGGATAGTTCTTAGAATATAAATTTGATTTCGTTAAGTTAAATCGGAAGAAATATACACCCCCAATAAGTAACTTAGCAACATTATAAAAACGATGAGTAGATATTGGAGGCAATAATATAATAAAAAATAGAATAGTTGCTATCTTTTTAGTTATGTGTTTGATTTTGGATACCATTCCTTTTGCTCTGGGTGCTACTGAAAAGACCAGTGGTTCGACAAGCTCGGTTTATATAAGTTATTTAGATGTTGGAGCTCCTAAGGAAAAGCCGTATCAAGAGTATGTTAAAGTTACAAATAAAGGATCAAAATCAGTAAATCTGAAAGGTTGGAAAATTAAAGACAAAGGTGCAAAGCATACCTATACTTTTTATTCATACACATTGAAATCTAAAGCTTCGGTAGTTCTCAGAAGCGGCAAGGGTAAAAACTCTGGAAGCACGCTGTATTGGAATAAGTACTCTTTTATCTGGAATAACGAAGGAGATACGGCTTATTTGTATAATGCTCACGGAAAATTAGTTTTTAAAAGAAATGGATAAGTAAAATGAGGACTTCTCATTTTTTCATTTTTCAAGTTTACAGGTTTAAAGGAGAGATTTAGTATTTCAGGTTTTACAGCTTTTCTTTCTTCAGCCTGTTTTCAATATCATGCGAAACTAGGTAAAAAAACATAAACTAAAAAGATAGCTTTAAGAAAATTAAACGAAAATATATACACTGCCTCTCGGATATAGGGATATAAAACACATCCCTTGAAAATTTCTCAGGGATCAACTTAATGAGTCAAAAAATATATAGTATAACGACAGGGGCAGCCTGTAAACTTCAAACATCAGTAGTGTAGCGGTCATCACCGGGCGTTGCCAACGCTCGAACCCGGGTTCGAATCCCGGCTGATGTATTGCCCGAGTCCCGCCACCCGAGTCCCGTATCGGGAGGACGGTGCCCTTTTCGCTCACTTTGTTCGCTCAAGAGGGCTGAATTATGGCAAAGATAAACTGATTTTTAACTCGCTTATGGGACTATGTATCCAAATTTCGGAGAGGGTTGCCAGCGGGCGTTATCACAAGCCTTTTGAAAAAGCTTGCCTGCAAACTTTTATAGAAAAAGTTTGATTGAAAACGATTCACGTTTGAATTTGAGAATCTTATCCCCGAACCCTATCGGCGTGATCAACCGGCGCAACGTTGCAGCTCAACGATTGTTTAAAAAAGAAAGATAAGCAGCTTTGAATGCTGCTTTTAATTAAAATCTGTTTTGAGATTCAGTACTGTATTTACTTTCTTCTCAGGATATAGTACACAGTACCGAGTACTCCCACAGCTACTGCAGACTCAAATCCAGGGATAGAACCCCAGCCGGAAGGTTTGTTTTCATTAGTTGCAGGGTTGCTCGTTTCAACTTTTTCTGTGTTGGGAGTGGTTGTGTCTACTTGATCCTCAGGTTCCAGTTTTATGCTCTTATCGGGTACTACAATTGTGAAGGATCCGAAACCAGGAGTTTTGGACTCGAAGAAGACATAGGTACTGTCTTCACCAACTTTTGTGGTTTCAAGTTTGCTCCAGGCTTTGTTATTATAGTTCCAGAGAGATACAGACGTTTCGTCAGCTCCGCATTTTTCGAGCCAGGACTTTTCAACTCTGAAACCGACAACTGCGTTTGCAATGTTATTGGAATTTGCAATTCCTCCGGAACCTACCCAGATGTTCACGTTCTTATAGATCGTACCTTCTGGCAGGCCAGAAACCAGTTTAGATTGTCCTTTCAGCATTTCGACAATGGTAGTAATCTTTCCCAAACTCTTTTTGGCATCAAACTCCACATACCTTATGCAGGTTACACCCTGTGAGAACTCGAACCTTACGCGCTCCCCAGCGGTGACCGATTTCCTAGACAGTTCTTTGGCAGCGACATTACTCTGAGGCTCAGCAGAACCGCCGCCTCCACCACCGCCTGAACCGCCTGAACTACCTGAACTGCCTGAGCTGCTACCACTGACAGTTATAGAACAATCGGCAGGAAGTACAGGGAATTCAGCTTTGTTGATATCTCTTAAAATTCCCACAATTTTGTACGTACCGGTTGTTGACGGAGCTTTCAAAGTGTAGCTGAAGCTCTTTTCATTAATGAGCAGGAAGGAAACTTCGCTGCCATTTACAGTTACAGCTCTTTTCGGCAATGTAGAACTAACAAATGTGAAGCCGGAAGGAAGCTTTTCAAGTACCTGTCCGGCAGCACCGTAGTCAGATACATTAACTGTTACCTTGAATTCCTCATCAGAACTAACCGAAGAAGGGAAAGTCCTTTCTGCACTGCCTGCAGAAACCGGGAAAGTAAACAAAGTCAGGGCCAGGAACAGTATAACAACAAATTTTAACTCATGCCGTTTCATATCCGATCCCACCCATCAGCAAAATACGCACCCAGAACTGCATATTTGATCCCGCTAGATACGTCGTTATTGTTTACAAGAGCCTCAATTTCCTCAGAAGAAAAGACCCCATCAGAGCCTCCAAACGTTGTTGCAAGTTGACTTTCTTTCAGTACAATGATGGAAATGCTGTCCGTATCTACAACACTGTTTCCTGAGGGGTTCGAAGCCGTGAATTTGAATTTGAACTCACCTGGCACAGTACTGACTATATTATAGGTATACTGATCACCCTCTGATTTTAATGAAACCACGCCCTGTTCTATGCTGGTTAGGTCGAGATTCACTGATTCAATTCCAGAGTCATCTACAACCTTTGCCGTGACAGTCGAGAAATCTTCTCCGTCATTCAGGATGTATTTTGGGGATGCAGATAAAGCTTGTATTTCAGGAGGTATAAAGTCTCCATAAAATGTAAGATCAAGTTTAACTGGATTAGCTCCGTGTTCATAAGTTACGGAAACAGGCTCGGATGCAATACCTCCTAGCTTGAAGATTATCTCTTTTCCGTTATCTTGCTCAGTACCATTAGCTGACACCTTGTACTGTCCAACCTTTGTAAGAGTGTACGAGCCAACAAGCTTTGAATCTATATATGCAGAGATTACGAGTCCGGGACCCGCTTGTGCAGCATCTCCTTTCAAACTTCCTTCAAACGCGTTGGGGAGAGAAGGAATAGTAGAAGAAGAATTGGCAGATGCGGCCGGAACAAGGAACATGCCCAGTACC harbors:
- a CDS encoding Ig-like domain-containing protein gives rise to the protein MTIKDKHLRGLLCLVILVLGMFLVPAASANSSSTIPSLPNAFEGSLKGDAAQAGPGLVISAYIDSKLVGSYTLTKVGQYKVSANGTEQDNGKEIIFKLGGIASEPVSVTYEHGANPVKLDLTFYGDFIPPEIQALSASPKYILNDGEDFSTVTAKVVDDSGIESVNLDLTSIEQGVVSLKSEGDQYTYNIVSTVPGEFKFKFTASNPSGNSVVDTDSISIIVLKESQLATTFGGSDGVFSSEEIEALVNNNDVSSGIKYAVLGAYFADGWDRI
- a CDS encoding lamin tail domain-containing protein — encoded protein: MDTIPFALGATEKTSGSTSSVYISYLDVGAPKEKPYQEYVKVTNKGSKSVNLKGWKIKDKGAKHTYTFYSYTLKSKASVVLRSGKGKNSGSTLYWNKYSFIWNNEGDTAYLYNAHGKLVFKRNG
- a CDS encoding PGF-pre-PGF domain-containing protein → MKRHELKFVVILFLALTLFTFPVSAGSAERTFPSSVSSDEEFKVTVNVSDYGAAGQVLEKLPSGFTFVSSTLPKRAVTVNGSEVSFLLINEKSFSYTLKAPSTTGTYKIVGILRDINKAEFPVLPADCSITVSGSSSGSSGSSGGSGGGGGGGSAEPQSNVAAKELSRKSVTAGERVRFEFSQGVTCIRYVEFDAKKSLGKITTIVEMLKGQSKLVSGLPEGTIYKNVNIWVGSGGIANSNNIANAVVGFRVEKSWLEKCGADETSVSLWNYNNKAWSKLETTKVGEDSTYVFFESKTPGFGSFTIVVPDKSIKLEPEDQVDTTTPNTEKVETSNPATNENKPSGWGSIPGFESAVAVGVLGTVYYILRRK